One Solanum pennellii chromosome 10, SPENNV200 genomic region harbors:
- the LOC107032707 gene encoding uncharacterized protein LOC107032707 isoform X2: protein MADDFCFFSKESIIKPPKASPMMLRMVVLIFAMVCGVYICSIGLKQIGVHTTGRIVSVHVVEKPCEATDIEPSEKPYVHFPKPKTFSRAECACNPVRNFAILSTQRSGSGWFETLLNSHMNISSNGEIFSVKVRKSNVSTILDTLDKLYNLDFFTSASKNECTAAVGLKWMLNQGLMQNHEQIVDYFKTRGVSAIFLFRRNLLRRMISMLANSYDQSAKLVNGTHKSHVHSPKEAEMLASYKPTINTTLLIRNLKQVDNMAIKAVQYFNSTRHIILFYEDIIKNQTILNDVQDFLKVPKRDLHSRQVKIHKGTLSSQVENWLDVEKTLKGTPYESFLHADYKM from the exons ATGGCTGacgatttttgttttttcagcAAG GAGTCCATCATAAAGCCACCAAAGGCTTCTCCAATGATGCTGAGGATGGTGGTCTTAATCTTTGCAATGGTATGTGGAGTTTATATATGTTCAATTGGCTTGAAACAAATTGGTGTGCATACCACTGGACGGATAGTAAGTGTTCATGTGGTTGAAAAGCCGTGTGAGGCAACTGATATTGAACCTTCAGAAAAACCTTATGTGCACTTCCCCAAACCAAAGACTTTTAGCCG GGCGGAATGTGCTTGCAATCCTGTAAGGAATTTTGCAATATTGTCGACGCAGAGATCCGGTAGTGGATGGTTTGAGACATTGCTAAACAGTCATATGAATATAAGCTCTAATGGAGAGATTTTTTCTGTTAAAGTCCGGAAAAGTAACGTGTCAACAATTTTGGACACTCTGGACAAACTTTATAACCTAGACTTTTTTACGAGTGCTTCCAAGAATGAATGTACTGCTGCAGTTGGACTCAAGTGGATGCTTAATCAG GGTCTGATGCAGAATCATGAGCAAATTGTTGATTATTTCAAAACCAGAGGAGTTTCTGCTATTTTTCTCTTCAGAAGAAATCTGTTGCGCAGAATGATTTCAATGCTAGCAAATTCCTATGATCAGAGTGCTAAGCTGGTAAATGGAACCCACAAGTCTCATGTGCATTCTCCCAAGGAG GCTGAGATGCTTGCAAGTTACAAACCCACGATAAACACAACTTTGCTTATCCGCAACCTGAAGCAAGTAGACAACATGGCTATAAAAGCTGTGCAATACTTCAATAGCACACGACATATTATATTGTTCTACGAGGACATAATAAAGAATCAAACA ATACTGAACGATGTTCAAGATTTTCTGAAAGTTCCTAAAAGGGACCTTCACAGTCGTCAGGTGAAGATACACAAAGGAACATTGTCTTCACAAGTTGAAAATTGGCTTGATGTTGAAAAGACACTCAAGGGAACGCCATATGAAAGCTTCCTACATGCAGATTACAAAATGTAG
- the LOC107032707 gene encoding uncharacterized protein LOC107032707 isoform X1 produces the protein MVVFPSSALFPMANCTQKCKSEESIIKPPKASPMMLRMVVLIFAMVCGVYICSIGLKQIGVHTTGRIVSVHVVEKPCEATDIEPSEKPYVHFPKPKTFSRAECACNPVRNFAILSTQRSGSGWFETLLNSHMNISSNGEIFSVKVRKSNVSTILDTLDKLYNLDFFTSASKNECTAAVGLKWMLNQGLMQNHEQIVDYFKTRGVSAIFLFRRNLLRRMISMLANSYDQSAKLVNGTHKSHVHSPKEAEMLASYKPTINTTLLIRNLKQVDNMAIKAVQYFNSTRHIILFYEDIIKNQTILNDVQDFLKVPKRDLHSRQVKIHKGTLSSQVENWLDVEKTLKGTPYESFLHADYKM, from the exons ATGGTCGTTTTCCCTTCCTCAGCTCTTTTTCCAATGGCAAATTGTACGCAGAAGTGCAAATCTGAA GAGTCCATCATAAAGCCACCAAAGGCTTCTCCAATGATGCTGAGGATGGTGGTCTTAATCTTTGCAATGGTATGTGGAGTTTATATATGTTCAATTGGCTTGAAACAAATTGGTGTGCATACCACTGGACGGATAGTAAGTGTTCATGTGGTTGAAAAGCCGTGTGAGGCAACTGATATTGAACCTTCAGAAAAACCTTATGTGCACTTCCCCAAACCAAAGACTTTTAGCCG GGCGGAATGTGCTTGCAATCCTGTAAGGAATTTTGCAATATTGTCGACGCAGAGATCCGGTAGTGGATGGTTTGAGACATTGCTAAACAGTCATATGAATATAAGCTCTAATGGAGAGATTTTTTCTGTTAAAGTCCGGAAAAGTAACGTGTCAACAATTTTGGACACTCTGGACAAACTTTATAACCTAGACTTTTTTACGAGTGCTTCCAAGAATGAATGTACTGCTGCAGTTGGACTCAAGTGGATGCTTAATCAG GGTCTGATGCAGAATCATGAGCAAATTGTTGATTATTTCAAAACCAGAGGAGTTTCTGCTATTTTTCTCTTCAGAAGAAATCTGTTGCGCAGAATGATTTCAATGCTAGCAAATTCCTATGATCAGAGTGCTAAGCTGGTAAATGGAACCCACAAGTCTCATGTGCATTCTCCCAAGGAG GCTGAGATGCTTGCAAGTTACAAACCCACGATAAACACAACTTTGCTTATCCGCAACCTGAAGCAAGTAGACAACATGGCTATAAAAGCTGTGCAATACTTCAATAGCACACGACATATTATATTGTTCTACGAGGACATAATAAAGAATCAAACA ATACTGAACGATGTTCAAGATTTTCTGAAAGTTCCTAAAAGGGACCTTCACAGTCGTCAGGTGAAGATACACAAAGGAACATTGTCTTCACAAGTTGAAAATTGGCTTGATGTTGAAAAGACACTCAAGGGAACGCCATATGAAAGCTTCCTACATGCAGATTACAAAATGTAG